A window of the Syntrophothermus lipocalidus DSM 12680 genome harbors these coding sequences:
- a CDS encoding CaiB/BaiF CoA transferase family protein → MNKNLPLAGIRVLDLSRYLPGPFCTQILADFGAEVIKVEDPGTGDLGRHLPPLIAGESARFYTVNRNKKSITLDLRKEEAKEIFKKLTAVSDVVVDQFRPGVMDRLGLGYEELKKINPKLIYCAITGYGLSGPWRDMAGHDLNYLNLAGVTLLNGTKDSLPALCGVQIADIAGGTLYAVIGILMALIHRQKTGEGQLCDIAMLDGSVSLLAYTFGEWAGEGEVPRRGDGLLTGGYACYNVYETKDGQYVSVGAIEEKFWAQFCQKVGRPQYIEQQYRPEMQSEMIADLRNIMRTKTKQEWVDFFAEDDICFTPVLNLEEVSEHPQVKAREMIIKLANFKESGKDVILPGIPIKLSTTPGEVKPSFPALGEHNDEVLSSVGYSREQIRKFREDKVV, encoded by the coding sequence GTGAATAAGAATTTACCTTTGGCAGGTATTCGGGTGTTGGATCTTTCTCGGTACCTGCCTGGACCGTTTTGTACCCAAATACTGGCTGATTTCGGGGCAGAAGTCATTAAAGTCGAGGACCCTGGGACCGGGGATTTAGGGAGGCATTTGCCACCGCTCATAGCTGGAGAAAGTGCGCGTTTCTACACGGTCAACCGCAATAAGAAGAGCATCACATTGGACCTTAGGAAAGAGGAAGCTAAAGAGATATTTAAGAAACTGACGGCTGTGTCCGATGTTGTGGTGGACCAGTTCCGCCCTGGGGTTATGGATAGACTAGGTTTAGGTTACGAGGAGCTAAAAAAGATTAACCCGAAGCTGATATATTGCGCTATCACCGGATACGGTCTTAGTGGTCCCTGGCGAGACATGGCTGGACATGACCTGAATTACCTGAACTTAGCCGGGGTAACCCTTCTGAACGGGACGAAAGACAGCCTACCTGCCCTTTGTGGGGTTCAGATTGCCGATATTGCAGGTGGCACCTTATATGCAGTAATAGGTATCCTTATGGCTCTTATCCACAGACAGAAGACAGGAGAAGGCCAACTTTGCGATATAGCCATGCTGGATGGATCCGTCAGTCTTCTGGCTTATACCTTCGGCGAGTGGGCGGGAGAAGGAGAGGTACCCCGCCGTGGTGATGGATTGCTGACTGGTGGCTATGCCTGCTACAACGTTTACGAGACCAAAGACGGGCAGTATGTGAGTGTGGGGGCGATAGAAGAGAAGTTCTGGGCCCAGTTCTGCCAAAAGGTCGGCCGTCCGCAGTATATCGAGCAACAGTACCGTCCCGAAATGCAGTCGGAAATGATAGCTGATCTGAGAAATATCATGCGGACCAAGACCAAGCAGGAATGGGTCGACTTTTTTGCAGAGGACGACATCTGCTTTACGCCGGTTTTGAACCTCGAAGAGGTATCAGAACATCCCCAAGTAAAGGCGCGAGAAATGATAATCAAACTGGCGAATTTTAAGGAATCGGGCAAAGACGTGATCCTTCCCGGGATCCCGATCAAGCTGTCAACAACCCCCGGGGAGGTGAAGCCGAGCTTTCCCGCTTTAGGAGAACACAACGACGAGGTTCTTAGCTCGGTTGGCTACAGTCGGGAGCAGATTCGAAAGTTCAGGGAAGATAAGGTGGTATAG